The genomic DNA AGCGCCAGCGCCTCCAAGGCCGGCCGCGCCGTCTCCGGCGCGCTGATGGCCGACCCGACCGCGTCGGGTTCCGCGAGCGCCTCCGGTGCCGCCTCGCCGAGCGCCGCCGCCGGCTCCCCGAGCGCCGCCGCCTCCGCGCCGTCCGCCGCCGACATGTCGGCGGCGATGACCCAGGGCACCGTCCCGGCCGACCTGCAGCAGCAGTTCACCGCGCTGGACTGCTCGCAGCCCGCGCAGCGCCTGAACTACCAGAAGTCGAACGACACCGCCGCCAACACGGTGGCCTGCTCGTACGACGCCGAGAGCGGCCTCTGGTACAAGTTCGCGCTCGGCGGCGTCGCCGTGAACGGCTCGGACGTCTCCAAGGCGCAGGCCGCCTTCGACACCCAGAGCGCCGGCGGCTGGCAGGTCCTGCTGAACTTCGACGACGCCGGTTCCAAGGCGTTCGCCGAGACCACCGGCAAGCTCGCCGCCCAGGCCACCCCGGCCAACCAGTTCGCGATCGTGCTCGACGGCAAGGTGGTCTCCCACCCGTACGTGCAGACCGCGATCACCGGCGGCTCCGCGCAGATCTCCGGCTCGTTCAGCCAGGAGGAGGCCAAGTCGCTCGCCAACGTGCTGAGCTTCGGCGCCCTCCCGCTGGACTTCGTGAAGAGCGACGTCACCACCGTCTCCCCGCAGCTCGGCGGCGAGCAGCTGAAGGCGGGCCTGATCGCCGGCCTGATCGGCATGGTCCTGGTGGTCGTCTACTCGCTGGTCTACTACCGCGGCCTCGGCCTGGTGTCGATCGCCGGTCTGGTCGTCTCGGCGGCGCTGACCTACTCGATCATGAGCCTGCTGGGCGCCGGCATCGGCTTCGCGCTCAACCTGCCCGCGGTCTGCGGCGCCATCGTCGCGATCGGCATCACGGCGGACTCCTTCATCGTGTACTTCGAGCGCATCCGCGACGAGGTCCGCGAGGGCGCTCCGCTGAAGGCCGCCGTGCAGCGCGCCTGGCCGCGCGCCCGCCGCACCATCCTGGTCTCGGACTTCGTGTCCTTCCTGTGTGCCGCGGTGCTGTACCTGGTCTCGGTCGGCAAGGTGCAGGGCTTCGCCTTCACCCTGGGTCTGACCACCCTGCTCGACGTCGTGGTGATCTTCCTGTTCACCAAGCCGCTGATCACCCTGCTCGCCCGTACCAAGTTCTTCGCCAGTGGCCACCCGTGGTCCGGCCTGGACCCGAAGCGCCTCGGCGCCCGTCCGCCGGTCCGCGGCGGCCGTCGCCGTCCCGCCGCCGTCAAGGAGGCCTGACCCATGTCCCTGCGCAACATCGGTCACCGGCTCTACCAGGGCGAGGTCAGCTTCGACTTCGTCGGCAAGCGCAAGATCTGGTACTCGATCTCCGGTGTGATCGTCCTGGTCGCGGCCATCGGCCTGGCCATGGGCCTGCACCTGGGCATCGAGTTCAAGGGCGGCTCGGTCTACACCGTGCACAAGCCCGGCCTGACGGTCTCGCAGGCCCAGGACGCCGCCAACAAGATCACCAACTCGACCACCCCGCTGGTCCAGTCGACCGACAAGGGCGACGTCCGGATCCAGGTGAGCGCCGAGAACTCGATCGAGGCGAGCACCTTCACCACGGAGCTGTCCAAGGACCTCGGCGTGCCGCAGGATCAGATCAGCGCCCAGGTGATCGGCCCCAGCTGGGGTGACGAGATCTCCAAGAAGGCCCTGCTCGGCCTGGTGATCTTCATGGTGCTGGTCACCGTCTACCTGGCGATCGCCTTCGAGTGGCGGATGGCACTGGCCGCCCTGGTCGCGCTGATCCACGACCTCCTGATCACCATCGGCGTGTACGCCCTGGTGGGCTTCGAGGTCACCCCGGGCACCGTGATCGGCTTCCTGACCATCCTCGGCTACTCGCTCTACGACACGGTCGTCGTCTTCGACACCGTGAAGGAGAACACCCGGGGCCTGACCAAGCAGAGCAAGCTGACCTACTCCGAGGCCGCCAACCACGGCCTCAACCAGACCCTGGTGCGCTCCATCAACACCACGGTCGTCGCGCTGCTCCCGGTCGCCGCGCTGCTGTTCATCGGTGGCGGCCTGCTCGGCGCCGGCACCCTGAACGACATCTCGCTCGCGCTGTTCATCGGCCTCGCGGCCGGCGCCTACTCCTCGATCTGCGTCGCCACCCCGCTGCTCGCGCAGCTCAAGGAGATGCAGCCGGACATGAAGGCGCTGGCCAAGAAGGTCGCGCTGCGCCGCGCCTCCGACGCCAAGGCCGCGGCCGAGGCCGCCGAGCGGGGCGACGTCCCCGACGGCGAGGAGTTCGAGGACGATGAGCTGCCGGCGGGTATGGTCGGTCAGCGTAACCAGCCGGTCAGCCGGTCCCGTGCCAAGGGCCGCCCGTCCGGCAAGCGCTGACCCCGCCCCGACGCTAGGAACCCCCGTGACCTCCACCGACACCGCCCTGACCGAGCTGCTCAACAGCCGGATCAAGGACGTCCCCGACTACCCGAAGCCCGGCGTCCTGTTCAAGGACATCGCTCCGCTGCTGGCGGACGCCGAGGCCTTCGGGGCCCTGACCCGGGCGCTCGCCGACCGGGCCGCGGCACTGGGTGCGACCAAGGTGGTCGGTCTGGAGGCGCGGGGGTTCGTGCTCGCGGCCCCGGCGGCGTTCGCCGCCGGGCTCGGCTTCGTGCCGATCCGCAAGAAGGGCAAGCTGCCCGGCGCGGTCTTCGCCCGCTCGTACGACCTGGAGTACGGCTCGGCCACCCTCGAAGTGCAGTGCGACGCCTTCGCCCCGGGTGAGAAGGTGCTGGTCGTCGACGACGTGCTGGCCACCGGCGGCACCATCGCCGCCTCGCTGGACCTGGTCCAGGAGGCCGGCGCCGAGCTGGTCGGCGTGGTCGTGCTGATGGAGCTCGGCTTCCTGCCCGGCCGCGAGCGCCTGGTGCCGCACCTGGGCGGCGCGCCCCTGGAGACCCTGATCACGGTCTGAACCGACCGGCCCGCCGCCGTGCGGGTGCCGAGCGCGGGGTGGGCCGACCAGTCGGTACCATGAAGGTTCACCCTTCTCTCTAGGAGTGTTCTTGCCGGACGAGGTTGTGCCCACGCCGACCACCGCGCCGCGCCCCTCGCCGGGTGGCATGCGCGCCCGACTGGCGCGACTCGGCGGCCAGCGCTCCACCACGGTCAACCCGGTGCTGGAGCCGCTGTTCCGCACCATCCGGGCGAACGACCCCAAGGCAGACCCCGCGCTGCTCAAGGAGATCGAGAAGGCTTACGCGGTCGCCGAGAAGTGGCACCGCGGCCAGAAGCGCAAGAGCGGCGACCCGTACATCACCCACCCGCTCGCCGTGGCCACCATCCTCGCCGAGCTGGGCATGGACGCCCCGACGCTGATGGCGGGCCTGCTGCACGACACCGTCGAGGACACCGACTACGGCCTGGAGACGCTCCGCCAGGACTTCGGCGACTCGGTCGCCCTGCTGGTGGACGGCGTCACCAAGCTCGACCGGGTCAAGTTCGGCGAGGCCGCGCAGGCCGAGACCGTCCGCAAGATGGTCGTCGCGATGGCCAAGGACCCGCGCGTCCTGGTGATCAAGCTGGCCGATCGCCTGCACAACATGCGCACCATGCGCTACCTCAAGCGGGAGAAGCAGGAGAAGAAGGCCCGCGAGACCCTGGAGATCTACGCCCCGCTGGCGCACCGGCTGGGCATGAACACCATCAAGTGGGAGCTGGAGGACCTCGCCTTCGCGATCCTCTACCCCAAGATGTACGACGAGATCGTCCGGCTGGTCGCCGAGCGCGCCCCCAAGCGCGACGAGTACCTGGCCACCGTGATCGACCAGGTCCAGGGAGACCTGCGGGGCGCCCGGATCACGGCGCAGGTCACCGGTCGGCCGAAGCACTACTACTCGGTCTACCAGAAGATGATCGTGCGGGGCCGCGACTTCGCCGAGATCTACGACCTGGTGGGCATCCGGGTCCTGGTCGACACCGTCCGCGACTGCTACGCGGCGCTGGGCACCATCCACGCGCGGTGGAACCCGGTGCCGGGGCGGTTCAAGGACTACATCGCGATGCCCAAGTTCAACATGTACCAGTCGCTGCACACCACGGTGATCGGCCCCGGTGGCAAGCCCGTCGAGCTGCAGATCCGCACCTTCGACATGCACCGCCGCGCCGAGTACGGCATCGCCGCGCACTGGAAGTACAAGCAGCGGGCCGTCGCGGGCGCCTCCAAGGTCCGGACCGACAGCCCGGCGGCCAGCCGCAAGCACGACAAGGCCGACGCGGTCAACGAGATGGCCTGGCTGCGCCAGCTGCTCGACTGGCAGAAGGAGACCGAGGACCCGAGCGAGTTCCTCGAGTCGCTGCGCTTCGACCTCTCCACCAACGAGGTCTTCGTCTTCACGCCCAAGGGCGACGTGATAGCCCTGCCCGCGCAGGCCACCCCGGTGGACTTCGCCTTCGCGGTGCACACCGAGGTCGGCTACCGCTGCATAGGGGCCCGGGTCAACGGCCGCCTGGTGCCGCTGGAGTCGACCCTGGAGAACGGCGACACGGTCGAGGTCTTCACCTCCAAGGCGGAGAACGCCGGCCCCTCCCGGGACTGGCTCACCTTCGTCAAGTCGCCGCGCGCCCGCAACAAGATCCGCGCCTGGTTCTCCAAGGAGCGCCGCGAGGAGGCGATCGAGCAGGGCAAGGAGGCCATCGCCCGGGCGATGCGCAAGCAGGGCCTGCCGATCCAGCGCATCCTCACCGGCGACTCCCTGGTCACCCTGGCGCACGAGATGCGCTACCCGGACATCTCCTCGCTCTACGCGGCGATCGGCGAGGGCCACGTCGCCGCGCAGCACATCGTCCAGAAGCTCGTCCAGGCCATGGGCGGCGAGGAGGGCGCGGTCGAGGACCTCGCCGAGACGGCCACCCCGCCGCACCAGCCGCGCGCCATGCGGCGCCGGGCCAAGGGCGACCCGGGCGTGATCGTCAAGGGCGTGGACGACCTCTGGGTCAAGCTCTCGCGCTGCTGCACCCCGGTGCCCGGCGACCCGATCGTCGGCTTCGTCACCCGTGGCAACGGCGTCTCGGTGCACCGCGCCGACTGCGTCAACGTGGAGTCCCTGAAGGAGCAGCCGGAGCGCATGATCGAGGTCGAGTGGGCGGCCACCCAGTCCTCGGTCTTCCTGGTCGCCATCCAGGTCGAGGCGCTGGACCGCTCCCGGCTGCTCTCGGACGTCACCCGGGTGCTGTCCGACCAGCACGTCAACATCCTCTCGGCGGCCGTGCAGACCTCGCGCGACCGGGTGGCGATGAGCCGCTTCACCTTCGAGATGGGCGACCCCAAGCACCTCGGCCACGTCCTCAAGGCCGTCCGCGGGGTCGAGGGCGTCTACGACGTGTACCGGGTGACCTCCGCCCGCAAGTAGCCCAGCCCGGAGTGCGCCCCGCCCCCGTCCCGCCGACACTGGCCGGACGGGGGCGGGCGCACACCGAGGAGGTTCCGTGGGCAGCGGCAGGATACTGGGCACCCTCGCACTGGCGGGCTGCGCGCTGCTGGGCGCCGCCGGGTGCGGGGAGAGCACCGAACAGGCGGCCGCCCCCGCCCCGAACCCGACCGGTGAGAACGGGGTCGCCGAACTCTCGGCGCAGCAGCTGGTCGGCCGGTCCGTCCAGGCGCTCAAGGAGGGCCGCTCGGCCCGCGCGGCCGGGTCGCTCACCAGCGAGGGCGAGCAGATCGGCCTCGACCTGGCGCTGGACACCGGCGCCAACTGCGCCGGCACCATGACCCTCGGCCCGGACGGCGGCTTCGCCCTGGTCAAGATCGGCAACGACCTGTGGATCAAGCCGGACGCGGCGTTCTGGGCCACCCACGGCGGCTCGGCCGTCTCCGACCTGGTCGGCGACCGCTACCTGAGGACCACCGCCGACGACGCCGACTTCGCCGACGTCGCCTCGCTCTGCGACCTCGACGACCTCGCCGACTCGATCGGCCGCAACGCCGTCGACGTGGCCAAGGGCCCGCGCACCACGCTGCGCGGCATCCCCGCGGTCACCGTGACCGGCCGCAACGAGGGCGAGCCCGGCACCCTGTACGTCGCCACCGAGGGCCGCCCGTACCCGCTGCGGCTGGAGAAGGCCACCGGCCCGGAGGTGGGCGGCATCGACTTCACCGACTTCGGCGTGCCGGTCCCGGCCGCCGCCCCGCCGCCGGACCGGTCGGTCGACCTGGACGAGCTGCGGCGGAGGACCGGCTCGGGCGGCGGCCCCACGACCGTCTGACCGGCCGCCCGGCTCAGAGCAGGCCGTGGTCGCGGGCGTACAGCGCGGCCTGGGTGCGGTCGCGCAGGCCCAGCCGGTCGAGGATCCGCGAGACGTGGTTCTTCACCGTGCCCTCGCTGACGTACAGCCGGGCGGCGATCTCGCGGTTGGTCGCGCCGGAGGAGACCATCCGCAGGGCCTCGCGTTCGCGGCCGGTCAGCTCGGCGGGGGCGGCGGCCGGGGCCTCGGCCAGCCCGGCCAGGACGCCGGCGTCGAGCTGGGCGACCCCGGCGCGGGCCAGCCGGACGGCGTGGGCGAGCTCGGCGGCCGGGAGGTTCTTCAGCAGGTAGCCGACGGCGCCGGCGCGCAGCGCGCCCGCCACGTACGCCCGGTCGTCGAAGGTGGTCAGCATGACGACCCGGCAGCCCGGCACCCGGAGCGGCGACGTCTACGACGCGATGGTCCGCGACGCGGGCCGCTGCACCGGTACCACCGGATCGAGGGCGGCACCCACACCGACGGGCTGGTGGCGCTGGACCCGGCCGGGACCCGGCCGATGCAGCAGGACTTCGTCGCGGCCTTCGACGAGCTGGTGGCCTGGACCCGCTAGCGGAACGCGCGAGGGGCGCGGGGGCCGTCTCCGGCCCCCGCGCCCCTCGCGGGCCGCGACCGCCGTCAGCCGGAGAACTCCTCGAGGGACTTCTGCGCCTGGTCGAGCAGGGCCTTGCGGCCCGCCAGCTCGGACTCCAGCTTGGCGACCTTGCTCGCGTTGCCCGCCGCGCGGGCCTTGTCGAGGTCGCCCTGGAGCTTGTCCACGGCGGCCTGGAGCAGGCCGGTCATGCCGGCGGCGCGGGCCTTGGCCTCGGGGTTGGTGCGCTGCCACTCGGCGTCCTCGGCCTCGCGGATCGCGCGCTCGACGGTGTTGAGCCGCCCGTCCAGCTTCGGCCGGGCGTCGCGCGGGACGTGGCCGATCGCCTCCCAGCGCTCGTTGATCTCGCGCAGCGCGGCCTTGGCGG from Kitasatospora terrestris includes the following:
- the secD gene encoding protein translocase subunit SecD, whose amino-acid sequence is MATPKSRPRDGYPGRALALILVVTVGLVALMFGTGHKTPRLGIDLAGGTSVTLTAKSDDPSAINKSNMDIAVGIIQKRVNGMGVSEAEVQTQGDSNIIVNIPDGGNTQASVEQVGETAKLYFRPVLALAPTGVQAQASPSPSATASGAASPSASASASAAAGSPSASASKAASPSASASKAGRAVSGALMADPTASGSASASGAASPSAAAGSPSAAASAPSAADMSAAMTQGTVPADLQQQFTALDCSQPAQRLNYQKSNDTAANTVACSYDAESGLWYKFALGGVAVNGSDVSKAQAAFDTQSAGGWQVLLNFDDAGSKAFAETTGKLAAQATPANQFAIVLDGKVVSHPYVQTAITGGSAQISGSFSQEEAKSLANVLSFGALPLDFVKSDVTTVSPQLGGEQLKAGLIAGLIGMVLVVVYSLVYYRGLGLVSIAGLVVSAALTYSIMSLLGAGIGFALNLPAVCGAIVAIGITADSFIVYFERIRDEVREGAPLKAAVQRAWPRARRTILVSDFVSFLCAAVLYLVSVGKVQGFAFTLGLTTLLDVVVIFLFTKPLITLLARTKFFASGHPWSGLDPKRLGARPPVRGGRRRPAAVKEA
- the secF gene encoding protein translocase subunit SecF, encoding MSLRNIGHRLYQGEVSFDFVGKRKIWYSISGVIVLVAAIGLAMGLHLGIEFKGGSVYTVHKPGLTVSQAQDAANKITNSTTPLVQSTDKGDVRIQVSAENSIEASTFTTELSKDLGVPQDQISAQVIGPSWGDEISKKALLGLVIFMVLVTVYLAIAFEWRMALAALVALIHDLLITIGVYALVGFEVTPGTVIGFLTILGYSLYDTVVVFDTVKENTRGLTKQSKLTYSEAANHGLNQTLVRSINTTVVALLPVAALLFIGGGLLGAGTLNDISLALFIGLAAGAYSSICVATPLLAQLKEMQPDMKALAKKVALRRASDAKAAAEAAERGDVPDGEEFEDDELPAGMVGQRNQPVSRSRAKGRPSGKR
- a CDS encoding adenine phosphoribosyltransferase, which encodes MTSTDTALTELLNSRIKDVPDYPKPGVLFKDIAPLLADAEAFGALTRALADRAAALGATKVVGLEARGFVLAAPAAFAAGLGFVPIRKKGKLPGAVFARSYDLEYGSATLEVQCDAFAPGEKVLVVDDVLATGGTIAASLDLVQEAGAELVGVVVLMELGFLPGRERLVPHLGGAPLETLITV
- a CDS encoding response regulator transcription factor; translation: MLTTFDDRAYVAGALRAGAVGYLLKNLPAAELAHAVRLARAGVAQLDAGVLAGLAEAPAAAPAELTGREREALRMVSSGATNREIAARLYVSEGTVKNHVSRILDRLGLRDRTQAALYARDHGLL